The Apus apus isolate bApuApu2 chromosome 8, bApuApu2.pri.cur, whole genome shotgun sequence genome has a window encoding:
- the MOGAT1 gene encoding 2-acylglycerol O-acyltransferase 1 isoform X1 codes for MKVEFAPINVPLQRRIQTVAVLQWIFSFLLLAEFCCGFFVILILGNFWFLAVLYLLWLYLDWETPCTGGRRSQWVRSWTVWKHFREYFPIHLIKTSELSPNHNYLLGFHPHGVLVAGAFGNFCTGPNFKNLFPGLTPYLHIMPIWFGCPFFREYVMSAGMVSASKESVSYVLNNEGGGHASVIVIGGAEESLNAHPGSLTLNILKRKGFIKMALKHGAHLVPVFSFGENELFKQVANPKGSWLRNIQEKLQKIMGFALPLFHARGVFQYSFGLIPYRQPIHTVGQIFTEAEASILSNPHRSPGACPVCTRGLPRLCSCGCRFRVLQFVSGKPHPCKTELEPHHGRD; via the exons CAGAGTTTTGCTGTGGATTCTTTGTGATCCTGATCCTGGGCAACTTCTGGTTCCTTGCTGTACTGTACCTGCTGTGGCTGTACCTTGACTGGGAAACGCCCTGCACAGGGGGCAGACGCTCCCAGTGGGTCAGAAGCTGGACGGTTTGGAAGCACTTTAGGGAATACTTTCCCATTCAC CTTATAAAAACTTCAGAACTGAGTCCAAATCACAACTACTTACTTGGCTTTCACCCTCATGGCGTCCTGGTAGCTGGAGCCTTTGGAAACTTCTGCACTGGTCCAAATTtcaaaaatttatttcctgGGCTTACTCCTTATCTTCATATCATGCCCATCTGGTTCGGCTGTCCCTTCTTCAGAGAATACGTAATGAGTGCAG GAATGGTTTCTGCATCCAAGGAGAGTGTCTCATACGTGCTGAATAATGAAGGAGGTGGCCATGCATCTGTCATTGTGATCGGAGGAGCAGAAGAATCTCTGAATGCACATCCTGGAAGTTTAACTTTGAACATCCTCAAGAGGAAGGGCTTTATTAAAATGGCCTTGAAACACGG GGCTCATCTGGTCCCCGTGTTTTCCTTTGGGGAAAATGAACTATTCAAGCAAGTTGCAAACCCCAAAGGTTCATGGCTCAGAAACATACAGGAGAAGCTGCAAAAGATAATGGGCTTTGCTTTACCACTGTTTCATGCTAGAGGAGTTTTTCAATACAGTTTTGGCTTAATACCTTACAGGCAACCTATTCATACTGTTG GCCAAATCTTCACAGAAGCTGAGGCTTCTATCCTCAGCAACCCTCACAGAAGCCCAGGGGCTTGTCCAGTGTGTACCAGAGGGCTGCCACGgctctgcagctgtggctgcaggttCAGGGTGCTGCAGTTTGTAAG tgggaagccccatccctgtaaAACAGAACTTGAACCCCACCACGGAAGAGATTGA
- the MOGAT1 gene encoding 2-acylglycerol O-acyltransferase 1 isoform X2, with product MKVEFAPINVPLQRRIQTVAVLQWIFSFLLLAEFCCGFFVILILGNFWFLAVLYLLWLYLDWETPCTGGRRSQWVRSWTVWKHFREYFPIHLIKTSELSPNHNYLLGFHPHGVLVAGAFGNFCTGPNFKNLFPGLTPYLHIMPIWFGCPFFREYVMSAGMVSASKESVSYVLNNEGGGHASVIVIGGAEESLNAHPGSLTLNILKRKGFIKMALKHGAHLVPVFSFGENELFKQVANPKGSWLRNIQEKLQKIMGFALPLFHARGVFQYSFGLIPYRQPIHTVVGSPIPVKQNLNPTTEEIEELHALYLQKLRQLFEDHKRNYGIPEHKSLIFE from the exons CAGAGTTTTGCTGTGGATTCTTTGTGATCCTGATCCTGGGCAACTTCTGGTTCCTTGCTGTACTGTACCTGCTGTGGCTGTACCTTGACTGGGAAACGCCCTGCACAGGGGGCAGACGCTCCCAGTGGGTCAGAAGCTGGACGGTTTGGAAGCACTTTAGGGAATACTTTCCCATTCAC CTTATAAAAACTTCAGAACTGAGTCCAAATCACAACTACTTACTTGGCTTTCACCCTCATGGCGTCCTGGTAGCTGGAGCCTTTGGAAACTTCTGCACTGGTCCAAATTtcaaaaatttatttcctgGGCTTACTCCTTATCTTCATATCATGCCCATCTGGTTCGGCTGTCCCTTCTTCAGAGAATACGTAATGAGTGCAG GAATGGTTTCTGCATCCAAGGAGAGTGTCTCATACGTGCTGAATAATGAAGGAGGTGGCCATGCATCTGTCATTGTGATCGGAGGAGCAGAAGAATCTCTGAATGCACATCCTGGAAGTTTAACTTTGAACATCCTCAAGAGGAAGGGCTTTATTAAAATGGCCTTGAAACACGG GGCTCATCTGGTCCCCGTGTTTTCCTTTGGGGAAAATGAACTATTCAAGCAAGTTGCAAACCCCAAAGGTTCATGGCTCAGAAACATACAGGAGAAGCTGCAAAAGATAATGGGCTTTGCTTTACCACTGTTTCATGCTAGAGGAGTTTTTCAATACAGTTTTGGCTTAATACCTTACAGGCAACCTATTCATACTGTTG tgggaagccccatccctgtaaAACAGAACTTGAACCCCACCACGGAAGAGATTGAAGAGCTGCATGCATTGTATCTACAGAAGCTAAGACAATTATTTGAAGACCACAAAAGAAATTATGGGATCCCTGAACATAAATCTCTCATCTTTGAGTAG